The proteins below are encoded in one region of Peribacillus muralis:
- a CDS encoding ketopantoate reductase family protein, with protein sequence MKILMFGRGVMATQYGWALEKAGNEVDFYVRPGRAAQYGPYVDLDILDGRKNRKGDQVLERWFINMREEISPDHDYDLIFLSVNHEQFEEASKIVSERAGNATILIFNNVWDDLDTVAARLPKEQILWGFPGGGGGFRGKNKLEAGFMKSIYLESAAAASSVVRHKNAVDLFQQAGFSVSLQKDMYVWYLQHFIMNAGMAAQALKMGSYQKMYQSPKHVKPAVLLMREMLPLIRAKGRRASLGTMVMLHLPAGLMGYGVYKVITGGTLAGAIMERMEDTAYISQESFALFPRDILADARRLGIELPRLTALEPYFRMV encoded by the coding sequence ATGAAAATTTTAATGTTTGGCAGAGGCGTTATGGCGACGCAGTACGGATGGGCGCTTGAAAAAGCGGGAAATGAGGTCGATTTCTATGTGAGGCCGGGAAGGGCTGCCCAATACGGTCCGTATGTTGACCTGGATATACTGGATGGGCGAAAAAACAGAAAGGGAGACCAGGTCCTGGAGAGATGGTTTATTAATATGCGTGAGGAAATCAGTCCCGATCACGACTATGACCTCATTTTTCTCAGCGTAAACCACGAGCAGTTCGAGGAAGCATCTAAAATAGTGAGCGAACGCGCGGGTAATGCCACGATTTTAATTTTCAATAATGTGTGGGATGACCTGGATACTGTAGCGGCGCGGCTGCCCAAAGAGCAAATATTGTGGGGCTTTCCAGGTGGAGGTGGAGGCTTTAGAGGCAAAAATAAATTGGAGGCCGGTTTTATGAAATCGATTTATTTGGAATCCGCTGCTGCCGCTTCCTCTGTGGTAAGACACAAAAATGCCGTTGATCTGTTTCAGCAGGCAGGCTTCTCCGTATCCTTGCAAAAAGACATGTACGTCTGGTATTTACAGCATTTCATCATGAATGCCGGCATGGCTGCGCAAGCCTTGAAGATGGGAAGCTATCAAAAGATGTATCAGTCCCCAAAACACGTGAAGCCAGCTGTGCTGTTAATGCGCGAGATGCTTCCATTGATTCGGGCGAAAGGACGCAGGGCTAGCTTGGGTACCATGGTCATGCTGCACCTTCCTGCAGGATTGATGGGATATGGCGTATATAAAGTGATTACCGGTGGCACGCTCGCAGGCGCAATCATGGAACGGATGGAGGATACCGCGTATATTTCACAAGAATCGTTCGCCCTCTTCCCAAGAGATATACTGGCCGATGCAAGAAGGCTTGGCATAGAACTTCCGCGACTCACGGCACTAGAACCATATTTTCGGATGGTGTGA
- a CDS encoding lytic polysaccharide monooxygenase: protein MKGSKSLKRFLFSTSLVLGLSIVGANDFASAHGYVESPKSRSLLCKEQVNKNCGSIMYEPQSLEGHKGFPGTSIPDGKLASAGGLFGGVLDEQTATRWSKNAIQSGPQTFTWNLTAMHSTAKWHYYITKQNWNPNKPLTRDQLELVPFYEKNDNGARPSNKVNHQVVVPQRTGYHVIFAVWDVADTVNAFYNAIDVQFSGTNVGGTSISATNYHSSIPTF from the coding sequence ATGAAAGGTTCGAAAAGTTTAAAGCGCTTTCTTTTCAGTACTTCGTTAGTTCTTGGGTTGTCCATTGTCGGTGCAAATGATTTCGCCTCTGCTCATGGATATGTCGAGTCGCCAAAATCACGGTCGTTGCTTTGCAAAGAGCAGGTGAATAAGAATTGTGGATCGATCATGTATGAACCGCAAAGCTTGGAGGGCCACAAAGGTTTTCCGGGTACGAGCATTCCTGATGGCAAGCTTGCATCGGCAGGCGGTTTATTTGGCGGCGTCCTTGATGAACAAACAGCGACACGCTGGAGCAAAAATGCCATTCAAAGCGGTCCGCAAACCTTCACCTGGAATTTAACCGCCATGCATTCGACAGCGAAATGGCATTATTATATCACGAAGCAAAATTGGAATCCGAATAAGCCGCTTACAAGAGATCAATTGGAACTGGTCCCTTTCTATGAAAAAAATGATAATGGAGCAAGACCGTCCAATAAAGTGAACCATCAAGTGGTCGTGCCGCAGCGGACTGGATATCACGTCATCTTTGCGGTATGGGATGTCGCGGATACGGTGAATGCCTTCTACAACGCGATAGATGTTCAATTTAGCGGAACGAATGTTGGAGGCACGTCGATTTCGGCTACCAATTATCATTCGTCCATCCCGACCTTTTAA
- a CDS encoding DUF2500 domain-containing protein, with product MDGFDGSEDWVFTGAPDLIGIMFVIFFIIIIFQLFNGARQWKKNEDSPRLTVPAVVKSKRTKVTRHQTNDQHLSSDGSSTTYFSTFEFESGDRFEFHLSGKEFGMLAEGDSGTLTFQGTRYLGFARKDHGVS from the coding sequence ATGGACGGTTTTGATGGAAGTGAGGATTGGGTGTTCACCGGTGCTCCAGACCTTATCGGAATTATGTTTGTTATCTTTTTTATCATCATTATCTTTCAATTATTCAACGGAGCTCGGCAATGGAAGAAAAATGAGGATTCGCCTCGCTTGACTGTTCCTGCCGTTGTAAAAAGTAAGCGGACAAAGGTGACGAGACATCAGACAAACGATCAACATCTTTCTTCGGATGGTAGCTCCACGACTTATTTCAGTACGTTTGAATTTGAGAGTGGAGATCGGTTCGAATTCCATCTTTCGGGCAAGGAGTTTGGGATGCTTGCAGAAGGGGATAGCGGCACGTTAACCTTCCAAGGAACAAGGTATCTCGGTTTTGCCAGGAAGGATCATGGGGTCTCATGA
- a CDS encoding TetR/AcrR family transcriptional regulator, whose product MNKYEIRTQKKKDAIIQAALDLFRDKGYTNVSINEIASLSGVSSVSIYNYFGNKEGVIKECARVLMQEATQLVNDLLLENISFKEKLLRAVSICAEKPHQLLEEYFSQEALHDAVFVDLFKESAGEIQRDILQVFIESGKREGTIDASISTEAIMEFLDAVASLQANWETKEEYQTKTAEIGKLILYGLIGR is encoded by the coding sequence ATGAACAAATATGAAATCAGAACGCAGAAGAAGAAAGACGCCATCATCCAAGCGGCTCTAGACCTCTTCCGGGATAAGGGATACACCAACGTCAGCATCAATGAAATCGCCTCCCTTTCAGGCGTATCCTCGGTTTCCATTTATAACTATTTTGGCAATAAAGAAGGGGTAATCAAGGAGTGTGCGCGAGTTCTTATGCAGGAAGCAACACAGCTGGTGAACGATTTGCTTCTAGAAAACATTAGCTTCAAGGAAAAGCTGCTGCGGGCGGTTTCCATTTGTGCCGAGAAGCCACACCAGCTCCTCGAAGAATACTTCTCACAGGAAGCGCTGCACGATGCCGTTTTTGTCGATTTATTTAAAGAAAGTGCGGGTGAAATCCAGAGAGATATATTGCAAGTATTTATCGAATCCGGAAAACGGGAAGGGACAATCGATGCCTCCATTTCCACGGAAGCAATCATGGAGTTTCTTGATGCCGTCGCGAGCCTGCAGGCAAACTGGGAAACGAAAGAGGAGTATCAAACGAAAACGGCGGAGATCGGGAAGCTTATCCTTTACGGTTTGATAGGGCGTTAA